From Nocardioides daedukensis, the proteins below share one genomic window:
- the dusB gene encoding tRNA dihydrouridine synthase DusB yields MALQLGNLRVETPVVLAPMAGITNAAYRRLCLEQMGDQGADGLFVCEMITSRGLVEGDAMTMSMLTFDEAETVRSVQLYGTDPAFVGKATEILCNDYGVAHVDLNFGCPVPKVTRKGGGGALPWKRGLLAEILDRAVKAAEPYGVPVTMKTRKGIDDDHLTFLDAGRIAQDSGVAAIALHGRTVQQAYSGVADWDSIAELVQHVDIPVLGNGDIWEAADALRMVEETGVAGVVVGRGCLGRPWLFRDLAAAFAGETVATLPSLGEVAAMMRRHAELLSRHMGEERGCKEFRKHVSWYLKGFRAGGPLRHSLALVDSLATLDTLLAELDPAEPFPAAELGTPRGRQGAPRKHVVLPEGWLDDSDGAGAAIEEDIAAASGG; encoded by the coding sequence ATGGCCCTGCAGCTCGGAAACCTCCGCGTCGAGACCCCCGTGGTCCTCGCGCCGATGGCGGGCATCACGAACGCGGCCTATCGACGACTCTGCCTGGAGCAGATGGGGGATCAGGGCGCGGACGGCCTCTTCGTCTGCGAGATGATCACCTCCCGCGGCCTGGTCGAGGGGGACGCGATGACCATGTCGATGCTCACCTTCGACGAGGCCGAGACAGTCCGCAGCGTCCAGCTCTACGGCACCGACCCGGCCTTCGTCGGCAAGGCCACCGAGATCCTCTGCAACGACTACGGCGTCGCCCACGTCGACCTCAACTTCGGCTGCCCGGTCCCCAAGGTGACCCGCAAGGGCGGCGGCGGTGCGCTGCCGTGGAAGCGGGGCCTGCTCGCCGAGATCCTGGACCGAGCGGTCAAGGCCGCCGAGCCGTACGGCGTACCGGTGACGATGAAGACCCGCAAGGGCATCGACGACGACCACCTGACCTTCCTCGACGCCGGTCGGATCGCGCAGGACTCCGGCGTCGCCGCGATCGCACTGCACGGACGCACCGTCCAGCAGGCCTATTCCGGCGTCGCCGACTGGGACTCGATTGCCGAGCTCGTCCAGCACGTCGACATCCCGGTGCTGGGCAACGGGGACATCTGGGAGGCCGCCGACGCGCTGCGGATGGTCGAGGAGACCGGTGTCGCAGGCGTGGTCGTCGGCCGTGGCTGCCTGGGCCGCCCCTGGCTCTTCCGCGACCTGGCTGCGGCCTTCGCCGGCGAGACCGTGGCCACGCTGCCCAGCCTGGGCGAGGTGGCCGCGATGATGCGCCGCCACGCCGAGCTGCTGTCGCGGCACATGGGCGAGGAGCGCGGCTGCAAGGAGTTCCGCAAGCACGTGTCGTGGTACCTCAAGGGCTTCCGTGCCGGCGGACCGCTGCGCCACTCCCTTGCCCTGGTCGACTCACTGGCCACGCTCGACACACTGTTGGCCGAGCTGGACCCGGCCGAGCCGTTCCCGGCCGCCGAGCTGGGTACGCCGCGCGGGCGCCAGGGTGCGCCGCGCAAGCACGTCGTACTCCCCGAGGGTTGGCTGGACGACTCCGACGGTGCCGGCGCTGCGATCGAAGAGGACATCGCGGCCGCATCCGGGGGGTGA
- a CDS encoding lipoprotein, translating to MKRILASLAAATTLVLVAGCGNDSGGEPAPKSSESSPMAEEPQGPLSLCEEIDGQAVAELFGRGGAFGVTTGTYSMGLPSFDSCTFMVGESKGAGIGMTYSWSIETVDEARWAAIRKHQQETNGRYTKIEDLAVGEDGFTYLNTAVAKVGDRAIMVNFPSHGADPAALAKALELAAPVVPKLVPPAPERTLDACSAADAEADAVLGGEATIRRGREGDYGLSCGWATPDVAVSVSATGIKDAEQTMRDDMEMFGGEEVPDLGTFAYYTGGVDGLSLSFLAAPDLKVAVSVPAGMKAGKADLIALATKLAPNYT from the coding sequence GTGAAGCGGATCCTCGCAAGTCTTGCCGCAGCCACCACCCTCGTGCTCGTAGCCGGGTGCGGGAACGACTCCGGCGGTGAGCCGGCGCCGAAGTCGAGCGAGTCGAGCCCGATGGCAGAAGAACCACAGGGGCCGCTGAGCCTCTGCGAGGAGATCGACGGGCAGGCCGTTGCCGAGCTGTTCGGGCGCGGAGGCGCGTTCGGCGTCACGACCGGGACCTATTCGATGGGCCTGCCGTCCTTCGACTCGTGCACCTTCATGGTGGGGGAGTCCAAGGGCGCCGGCATCGGTATGACCTACTCCTGGAGCATCGAGACGGTCGACGAGGCGCGCTGGGCGGCGATTCGCAAGCACCAGCAGGAAACGAACGGTCGCTACACGAAGATCGAGGACCTCGCCGTGGGCGAGGACGGCTTCACCTACCTCAACACCGCCGTCGCAAAGGTGGGGGACCGCGCGATCATGGTCAACTTCCCCTCTCACGGCGCCGACCCCGCCGCGCTGGCGAAGGCACTGGAGCTGGCCGCGCCGGTGGTGCCGAAGCTGGTCCCACCCGCGCCGGAGCGGACGCTCGACGCGTGCAGTGCCGCGGACGCTGAAGCGGACGCCGTGCTCGGCGGCGAGGCGACCATTCGCCGCGGGCGTGAAGGCGACTACGGCCTCAGCTGTGGCTGGGCCACACCCGACGTGGCGGTGAGCGTGTCCGCGACGGGGATCAAAGATGCCGAGCAAACGATGCGTGACGACATGGAGATGTTCGGAGGTGAGGAAGTCCCCGACCTGGGCACCTTTGCCTACTACACCGGTGGCGTGGACGGATTGTCCCTGTCCTTCCTCGCCGCGCCCGACCTCAAGGTCGCCGTGTCCGTTCCGGCCGGCATGAAGGCGGGCAAGGCTGACCTGATCGCGCTGGCCACGAAGTTGGCCCCGAACTACACCTGA
- a CDS encoding deoxyguanosinetriphosphate triphosphohydrolase, with amino-acid sequence MSDLYTEHDRERIVPEPPKRVDAPVRTAFERDRARVVHAAASRRLAAKTQVVGPQSDDFVRNRLTHSLEVAQIARDLARALGCHPDITETAALAHDLGHPPFGHNGEQVLDRVSQACGGFEGNAQTLRLLARLESKTFDEAGDSVGLNLTRATLDACTKYPWQRDAPGTKFGVYDDDLPVFEWMRSGVEGRRRCVEAQVMDLADDVAYSVHDIEDGVVADRIDLGILAEDQERRAVWATIRSWYLPDATDTELDEALSRMQAMGSWPVAAYDGSRRSLAALKNMTSDLIGRFCGSVQAAMVESYSTDAFVRYNADLVVPRTTSDEIAVLKGVAAHYVMLSDERREVMAVQREIIEELVEALSARPEHLDAAFAADHAAAPDDAARLRVVIDQIASLTDSSALTWHRRLTLATGNGRAK; translated from the coding sequence ATGAGTGATCTCTACACGGAGCACGACCGCGAGCGGATCGTGCCCGAGCCTCCCAAGCGCGTCGACGCACCCGTGCGCACCGCTTTCGAGCGGGACCGCGCCCGGGTGGTCCATGCTGCCGCCTCGCGCAGACTGGCCGCCAAGACCCAGGTGGTCGGTCCGCAGAGCGACGACTTCGTGCGCAACCGGCTGACCCACTCGCTCGAGGTCGCCCAGATCGCCAGGGACCTGGCCCGGGCACTGGGCTGCCACCCGGACATCACCGAGACGGCCGCCCTGGCCCACGACCTGGGCCACCCGCCGTTCGGCCACAACGGCGAGCAGGTGCTCGACCGGGTCAGCCAGGCCTGCGGCGGCTTCGAGGGCAACGCACAGACCCTGCGACTGCTCGCCCGCCTGGAGTCGAAGACGTTCGACGAGGCCGGAGACTCGGTCGGCCTCAACCTGACCCGGGCCACCCTCGACGCGTGCACGAAATATCCCTGGCAGCGCGACGCACCGGGCACCAAGTTCGGCGTCTATGACGACGACCTGCCGGTCTTCGAATGGATGCGCAGCGGGGTCGAGGGACGCCGACGCTGCGTCGAGGCCCAGGTGATGGACCTCGCCGACGACGTCGCCTACTCGGTCCACGACATCGAGGACGGGGTCGTCGCCGACCGGATCGACCTGGGCATCCTGGCCGAGGACCAGGAGCGCCGGGCGGTCTGGGCGACGATCCGCTCCTGGTACCTCCCCGACGCCACGGACACCGAGCTCGACGAGGCACTCTCGCGGATGCAGGCGATGGGGAGCTGGCCGGTGGCGGCGTACGACGGCAGCCGTCGCTCCCTGGCCGCGCTGAAGAACATGACCAGCGACCTGATCGGCCGCTTCTGCGGGTCCGTCCAGGCAGCGATGGTGGAGTCGTACTCGACGGATGCGTTCGTGCGTTACAACGCCGACCTGGTCGTGCCCAGGACGACCAGCGACGAGATCGCGGTGCTCAAGGGCGTGGCCGCGCACTACGTGATGCTCTCCGACGAGCGCCGCGAGGTGATGGCGGTGCAGCGCGAGATCATCGAGGAGCTGGTCGAGGCGCTCAGCGCCCGGCCCGAGCACCTTGACGCCGCCTTCGCCGCCGACCACGCCGCCGCCCCCGACGACGCGGCCAGGCTGCGGGTCGTGATCGACCAGATCGCCTCCCTCACCGACTCCTCGGCGCTGACCTGGCACCGGCGGCTCACCCTGGCCACCGGCAACGGGCGGGCCAAGTGA
- a CDS encoding lytic transglycosylase domain-containing protein, protein MSPTRSAGLYVALLAALGIALIAATAAISKQGGPFQDPVVATSQPQYDAPPTAGRVRAGTPGTDGIRASLVDPAWVRKVATSTGLPEAAVRAYGHATLRLGEEQPGCRLGWTTLAGIGSIESGHGTIGGRRLGSDGRSSSPILGPALDGRPGFAAIRSTPESTTWHGDATWDHAVGPLQFIPSTWSKWAADGDGDGSSDPNDIDDAAYAAGRYLCADGHRLDSDDWGRAIFSYNHSDDYVRAVHSAAVTYAARVGSGS, encoded by the coding sequence GTGAGTCCCACGCGCTCGGCCGGCCTCTACGTCGCCCTCCTGGCCGCGCTCGGCATCGCGCTGATCGCGGCGACTGCGGCGATCAGCAAGCAGGGCGGGCCGTTCCAGGATCCCGTCGTGGCCACCAGCCAACCGCAGTACGACGCCCCGCCCACCGCCGGGCGGGTGCGCGCCGGGACACCGGGGACCGACGGCATCCGCGCGAGCCTCGTCGACCCGGCCTGGGTGCGCAAGGTCGCCACCAGCACCGGGTTGCCCGAAGCCGCAGTGCGTGCCTACGGCCACGCCACGCTGCGGCTGGGGGAGGAGCAACCCGGGTGCCGCCTGGGATGGACCACCCTGGCCGGCATCGGGAGCATCGAGTCGGGCCACGGCACCATCGGCGGACGGCGCCTGGGCAGCGACGGCCGCTCCAGCAGCCCGATCCTGGGGCCCGCCCTCGACGGACGCCCCGGCTTCGCCGCGATCCGATCGACGCCCGAGTCGACGACCTGGCACGGCGACGCCACCTGGGACCACGCGGTCGGGCCGCTCCAGTTCATCCCCTCCACCTGGTCGAAGTGGGCCGCCGACGGTGACGGGGACGGGTCCAGCGACCCCAACGACATCGATGACGCCGCCTATGCGGCCGGCCGCTATCTGTGCGCGGACGGGCACCGTCTCGACTCCGACGACTGGGGCCGGGCGATCTTCAGCTACAACCACTCCGACGACTACGTCCGCGCCGTCCACAGCGCCGCAGTGACCTACGCTGCGCGAGTCGGCAGCGGGTCGTAG
- the dnaG gene encoding DNA primase, with protein MAGRIRDEDIAEVREKARIDDVVSSYVTLRNAGSGSMKGLCPFHDEKSPSFHVTPARGYFHCFGCQEGGDVLTFLMKIDGISFAESVERLADKYGVQLRREDGDVPQKPRGPQRSRLVDAHKYAQEYYADALGGPDAVVARQFLDARGFDRDAAATFGVGFSPRGGEDLLGHLKQKGFSEDELVIAGLVGRGRGLYDRFRGRLMWPIRDASGDTIGFGARRIFDDDRIDAKYLNTSETPIYKKSHVLYGIDLARKEIRDSGRAVIVEGYTDVMACHLAGVGSAVATCGTAFGDDHARVLRRFLVDDDRMRGEVIFTFDGDAAGQNAAMKVFRSDQNFSSQTYVAVAPDGMDPCDLRLKSGDDAVRELVDGRVPLYRFVLENIVGRYDLDRADSRVDALREAAALVASVRDKSKVEAFTREVATSIGVDPDDARREVRRALSRPARPTTSSAPQRPGAEQGSGGNQTLGEERPAAPPLPNLRDPRFALERETLKLVLHHPEVVVRSAKDVRPEDFTHPTYRGVWEIIAASGGPESAGTGWAVRLRDSAVDPAVSSALSALSVEPLLAHKEPDTAYVHAHVYRLQELTVLRRIADLKSRLQRTSPTEQATEHQRLFGELVTLEQQRRTLREKAMGPQG; from the coding sequence GTGGCCGGACGGATCAGGGACGAGGACATCGCGGAGGTCCGCGAGAAGGCGCGCATCGACGACGTCGTCTCCTCCTATGTGACCCTGCGCAACGCCGGCAGCGGCTCGATGAAGGGCCTGTGCCCGTTCCACGACGAGAAGTCGCCGTCCTTCCACGTCACCCCGGCCCGCGGCTACTTCCACTGCTTCGGGTGCCAGGAGGGCGGCGACGTCCTGACCTTCCTGATGAAGATCGACGGCATCTCCTTCGCCGAGTCCGTCGAGCGCCTGGCCGACAAGTACGGCGTACAGCTGCGGCGTGAGGACGGCGACGTTCCGCAGAAGCCGCGTGGTCCGCAGCGCAGCCGGCTGGTCGACGCGCACAAGTACGCCCAGGAGTACTACGCCGACGCGCTGGGCGGGCCCGACGCCGTCGTGGCCCGTCAGTTCCTCGACGCCCGTGGTTTCGACCGTGACGCGGCCGCCACCTTCGGGGTCGGTTTCTCCCCGCGCGGTGGCGAGGACCTGCTCGGCCACCTGAAGCAGAAGGGGTTCAGCGAGGACGAGCTGGTGATCGCCGGCCTGGTCGGACGGGGCCGCGGCCTCTATGACCGCTTCCGCGGGCGCCTGATGTGGCCGATCCGGGACGCGTCCGGTGACACCATCGGCTTCGGTGCGCGCCGGATCTTCGACGACGACCGGATCGACGCGAAATATCTCAACACCTCCGAGACACCGATCTACAAGAAGTCGCACGTGCTCTACGGCATCGACCTTGCCCGCAAGGAGATCCGGGACAGCGGACGAGCGGTGATCGTCGAGGGCTATACCGACGTGATGGCCTGCCACCTGGCCGGCGTCGGCAGCGCCGTGGCCACCTGCGGCACCGCGTTCGGCGACGACCACGCGCGCGTGCTGCGCCGCTTCCTCGTCGACGACGACCGGATGCGCGGCGAGGTGATCTTCACCTTCGACGGTGATGCCGCCGGCCAGAACGCAGCGATGAAGGTGTTCCGCAGCGACCAGAACTTCTCCTCCCAGACCTACGTCGCGGTCGCACCGGACGGCATGGACCCCTGCGACCTACGGCTCAAGAGCGGCGACGACGCGGTCCGCGAGCTCGTCGACGGCCGAGTCCCGCTCTATCGCTTCGTGCTCGAGAACATCGTCGGTCGCTATGACCTGGACCGCGCGGACTCGCGCGTCGACGCGCTGCGCGAGGCAGCAGCCCTGGTGGCCAGCGTCCGCGACAAGTCGAAGGTCGAGGCCTTCACCCGCGAGGTGGCCACGTCCATCGGCGTCGACCCCGACGACGCCCGACGCGAGGTCCGCCGCGCCCTCTCCCGGCCGGCCAGGCCCACCACGAGCAGTGCCCCACAGCGTCCCGGTGCGGAGCAGGGATCGGGTGGGAACCAGACGCTGGGTGAGGAGCGACCCGCGGCGCCCCCGCTTCCCAACCTTCGCGACCCCCGGTTCGCGCTCGAGCGCGAGACGCTCAAGCTGGTCCTGCACCACCCCGAGGTCGTGGTCCGCTCGGCCAAGGACGTGCGGCCCGAGGACTTCACCCACCCCACCTACCGCGGGGTCTGGGAGATCATCGCCGCCTCCGGTGGGCCCGAGTCGGCAGGCACCGGATGGGCCGTCAGGCTGCGCGACTCCGCCGTCGACCCGGCCGTCTCCTCGGCGCTCAGCGCGCTCAGCGTTGAGCCGCTGCTCGCGCACAAGGAGCCGGACACCGCCTATGTGCACGCACACGTCTACCGGCTCCAGGAGCTCACCGTGCTGCGACGCATCGCGGATCTGAAGAGCCGGCTGCAGCGCACCAGTCCGACCGAGCAGGCAACCGAGCACCAACGACTCTTCGGCGAGCTGGTGACCCTGGAGCAGCAGCGTCGTACCCTGCGCGAGAAGGCGATGGGGCCCCAAGGATGA
- a CDS encoding TetR/AcrR family transcriptional regulator: MSIQDRKERERADRERLIVATARELAEEQGWNAVTTRRLAERIEYSQPVLYSHYRGKREIIGAVALQGAAEMAAAVRAATSSANSPRERVTALARTYLDFAARNPAVYDAMFQLDGGLIFADEDTPQPLKDAFAALLESLDGVAGDGVHPELFTELFWASLHGLATLTRGGRLPAEDTASRVELLVDRLPMA, translated from the coding sequence ATGTCGATACAGGACCGCAAGGAGCGAGAGCGGGCTGACCGCGAACGTCTCATCGTGGCGACGGCCCGCGAGCTCGCTGAGGAGCAGGGCTGGAACGCAGTCACCACCCGCCGCTTGGCAGAGCGCATCGAATACAGCCAGCCCGTCCTCTACAGCCACTACCGCGGCAAACGAGAAATCATCGGCGCCGTCGCCCTCCAGGGCGCCGCCGAGATGGCCGCCGCAGTGCGTGCCGCAACTTCCAGCGCAAATAGTCCCCGAGAGCGGGTCACCGCCCTGGCCCGCACCTACCTCGACTTCGCCGCACGCAACCCGGCCGTCTACGACGCCATGTTCCAGCTCGACGGGGGCCTGATCTTCGCCGACGAAGACACCCCACAACCCCTCAAGGACGCCTTCGCCGCCCTGCTGGAAAGCCTGGACGGAGTCGCCGGCGACGGCGTCCACCCGGAACTGTTCACCGAGCTGTTCTGGGCGTCCCTGCACGGGCTGGCCACCCTGACCCGAGGCGGACGGCTGCCAGCGGAGGACACCGCGTCGAGGGTGGAACTGCTGGTGGACCGGCTCCCCATGGCCTGA
- a CDS encoding anthrone oxygenase family protein, producing MFDALEVVTTVVVGVMVGVEFSVAFVINPILDALPEDSGQLGRAHGGRMLGAVMPVWYLTSLVLVAVWAGVEWPQEGTGLVVTAAALLILSVVMSILLLVPINNRGKTWAPDTRPTDWHEQVNRWDHLHYVRVAVIIGAFVLLVAALA from the coding sequence GTGTTTGATGCACTCGAGGTCGTCACGACCGTGGTTGTGGGAGTGATGGTGGGGGTTGAGTTCTCCGTCGCCTTCGTCATCAACCCGATCCTCGACGCACTACCCGAGGACAGTGGCCAACTCGGCCGCGCACATGGAGGCCGGATGCTAGGCGCCGTGATGCCGGTGTGGTACCTGACCTCACTGGTCCTCGTCGCGGTGTGGGCGGGCGTTGAATGGCCTCAGGAGGGCACTGGCCTAGTCGTGACCGCCGCGGCGCTGCTGATCCTCAGTGTGGTCATGTCAATCCTGCTGCTCGTCCCGATCAACAACCGGGGCAAGACGTGGGCCCCTGACACCCGGCCCACAGACTGGCACGAGCAGGTGAACCGCTGGGATCACCTGCACTACGTCCGGGTGGCTGTCATCATCGGCGCCTTCGTCCTGCTGGTCGCCGCCCTCGCTTGA
- a CDS encoding NADP-dependent oxidoreductase — protein MTPKKEQMTMKQMMSRRAVVRVPSGPASIETIDVPVVEPGPGELRVKIGAAAINPVDLGVAGGLFHQLALVDQPDYTGLGWDFAGTVEATGPGVELPGGTRVAGFIDGFDRDHGSHAEHLLVPAANVAVVPDGLDLVEAATVPLNATAAAQLVDLLGAPPNDARRLLVTGAAGAVGAYVAALAKDRSWQVTGMARAADEQFVRGLGVDFTTDLGQAWDAVADAGALQEDAFRAVREGGRFIGMQPAARLPEERGIAVEVVFARPDGALLARLLARVATGELPARVHAVAPLDEVACAYQAMAQGSIRGRIVLVP, from the coding sequence ATGACCCCCAAGAAGGAGCAGATGACAATGAAGCAGATGATGTCCCGGCGGGCCGTGGTCCGCGTGCCGTCCGGGCCCGCGTCGATCGAGACCATCGACGTCCCAGTGGTCGAGCCGGGGCCGGGTGAGCTCCGCGTCAAGATCGGTGCCGCGGCGATCAACCCGGTCGACCTGGGAGTGGCCGGAGGCCTCTTCCATCAGCTCGCACTGGTAGACCAGCCGGATTACACCGGGCTCGGCTGGGACTTCGCCGGCACTGTTGAGGCCACCGGCCCCGGCGTTGAACTGCCAGGCGGCACCCGTGTCGCCGGGTTCATCGACGGTTTCGATCGCGACCACGGATCCCACGCTGAGCATCTCCTCGTCCCGGCCGCGAATGTCGCCGTGGTACCGGATGGCCTGGACCTGGTCGAGGCAGCGACGGTACCGCTCAACGCCACCGCCGCAGCCCAGCTCGTGGACCTCCTGGGTGCGCCACCGAACGACGCTCGGCGACTGCTCGTGACCGGCGCAGCCGGCGCGGTGGGCGCCTACGTCGCGGCACTCGCCAAAGACCGCAGCTGGCAGGTGACCGGGATGGCCCGAGCAGCCGACGAGCAGTTCGTCCGGGGCCTCGGCGTCGACTTCACCACCGATCTCGGACAGGCTTGGGATGCCGTCGCCGACGCCGGAGCCCTGCAGGAGGACGCCTTCCGGGCGGTGCGCGAGGGTGGCCGATTCATCGGCATGCAGCCTGCCGCGCGGCTTCCCGAGGAGCGCGGCATCGCCGTCGAGGTCGTGTTCGCACGACCCGACGGTGCACTGCTCGCCCGACTACTCGCGCGGGTGGCGACGGGGGAACTGCCGGCTCGCGTCCACGCCGTCGCGCCGCTCGACGAAGTCGCCTGTGCGTACCAGGCGATGGCTCAGGGCAGCATCCGCGGCCGAATCGTGCTGGTCCCGTGA
- a CDS encoding cupin domain-containing protein, which yields MTQGASDIRSISLGASGSKIEVLAGPAETGGIVSIYRWHMAPSSTGPSPHFHRTFAETFLIEEGEVEYYDAGVWRSLRRGDLAHAAQGATHGLRKVNDQPATILMILTPGVPREEYFAQIAIADRRDVARLHEIHDNHFVDDDSLNGKDS from the coding sequence ATGACCCAGGGCGCTTCCGATATCCGGTCGATCTCCCTGGGGGCCAGCGGATCGAAGATCGAGGTGCTTGCCGGTCCTGCGGAGACCGGCGGGATCGTGAGCATCTACCGCTGGCACATGGCGCCCTCGAGCACAGGGCCATCACCGCACTTCCACAGGACCTTCGCCGAAACGTTCCTCATCGAGGAGGGTGAGGTCGAGTACTACGACGCAGGAGTCTGGCGAAGTCTGCGCCGTGGCGATCTCGCGCATGCCGCGCAGGGCGCGACGCACGGGCTCCGCAAGGTGAACGACCAGCCGGCCACAATCCTGATGATCCTCACCCCCGGCGTGCCTCGCGAGGAGTACTTCGCCCAAATCGCCATCGCGGATCGGCGGGACGTCGCGCGCCTGCATGAGATCCACGACAACCATTTCGTCGACGACGATTCCCTCAACGGAAAGGACAGCTGA
- a CDS encoding DUF4267 domain-containing protein has product MLTTGATVIAGLLGVALILMGVRAFTTPQGAAGFGIPTTQADDPSIWPWLRVKGLREIGCGFFIFVLMLVATPSVLGWYVLTLAAIPAGDAVIVLRSGGPKAVAYGVHSATAAVMVATSVGLLV; this is encoded by the coding sequence ATGCTCACCACCGGCGCCACCGTGATCGCCGGCCTGCTCGGCGTGGCCCTGATACTCATGGGCGTGCGGGCCTTCACCACTCCTCAAGGTGCCGCCGGCTTCGGCATCCCCACGACCCAGGCCGACGACCCCAGCATCTGGCCCTGGCTGCGCGTCAAAGGACTGCGCGAGATCGGGTGCGGGTTCTTCATCTTCGTCCTGATGCTCGTCGCGACGCCGTCAGTGCTGGGTTGGTACGTGCTGACCCTCGCAGCAATACCCGCCGGCGATGCGGTGATCGTGCTTCGCAGTGGCGGGCCGAAGGCCGTTGCCTACGGCGTCCACAGCGCAACCGCAGCCGTGATGGTGGCGACCAGCGTCGGCCTCCTGGTCTGA
- a CDS encoding formate/nitrite transporter family protein, producing MSRPSGDEGDLAAPKGSREESEEEKAYDRLVEEGHERLSRPLLPLLATGLLGGIDVGVGVLSYLVVLAETDNHLLASLAFTIGFVALLMAKSELFTENFLVPVISVAAKVGTLAQLLRLWGVTLAANLAGGAVMAGVIVVALPSVHAMAVESGAHYADLGVSWRSFCLAVLAGAVITLMTRMQHSTENIGVRVVPTVLMAFVLVGAQLFHAVLDSILMFAGLFTGEADYDHLDLLGSLGWSTFGNLVGGLVLVTGIRLLRVPHRVAESREEGQTG from the coding sequence ATGAGCCGGCCGTCCGGTGATGAAGGCGACCTGGCTGCACCCAAGGGCTCTCGTGAGGAGTCCGAGGAGGAAAAGGCCTACGACCGCCTCGTCGAGGAGGGCCACGAGCGTCTCAGTCGTCCCCTACTCCCCCTGCTCGCGACCGGCCTGCTGGGCGGCATCGATGTCGGTGTGGGAGTTCTGAGCTATCTCGTGGTGTTGGCGGAGACCGACAACCATCTCCTCGCCTCGCTCGCGTTCACCATCGGTTTCGTGGCCCTGCTGATGGCCAAGAGCGAGCTGTTCACAGAGAACTTCTTGGTGCCGGTGATCTCGGTCGCTGCCAAGGTCGGGACCCTCGCGCAACTGCTGAGGCTCTGGGGGGTCACCCTGGCCGCCAACCTTGCAGGGGGCGCCGTGATGGCCGGGGTGATCGTCGTGGCGCTACCGAGCGTGCACGCGATGGCGGTGGAGTCCGGCGCCCACTACGCCGACCTCGGGGTGTCCTGGCGCTCGTTCTGCCTCGCGGTGCTCGCGGGTGCCGTGATCACGCTGATGACCCGGATGCAGCACTCGACCGAGAACATCGGCGTCCGGGTGGTGCCGACGGTGCTGATGGCATTCGTCCTGGTGGGTGCACAGTTGTTCCACGCGGTGCTCGACTCCATCCTGATGTTCGCCGGCCTGTTCACCGGCGAGGCCGACTACGACCACCTCGACCTGCTCGGGTCCTTGGGCTGGTCGACGTTCGGAAACCTCGTCGGCGGGCTCGTCCTCGTCACCGGGATCCGGCTGCTGAGGGTCCCCCACCGGGTCGCCGAGAGTCGCGAGGAAGGCCAGACCGGCTGA
- a CDS encoding asparaginase codes for MSSSPVAVAEIVRSGVVEGHHYGSIVALDKDGEVDWSVGMVDEPVFPRSCNKPIQALGMLRAGLDLPPDLLALACASHSGESFHVEGVRRILAGAGLDESALQTPPDYPLDDQVREEIIRSGGGKEPITMNCSGKHAAMLATCVVNGWDTATYLAPDHPLQVGLAGTFAELTGEEVAYVATDGCGAPLLSASLVGLARAFRTLAVATEGDEARIAEAIRTHPENVSGTRRDELALLKAIPASIGKAGAESCYAVALPDGRAFALKCDDGAARVRPVLMAEALRRSGIDAEDGVDGAAVLRTGEFPLLGGGQPVGSIRASF; via the coding sequence ATGTCTTCCTCTCCCGTCGCCGTTGCCGAGATCGTCCGCTCAGGAGTCGTGGAGGGCCACCACTACGGTTCGATCGTCGCTCTGGACAAGGACGGCGAGGTGGACTGGTCGGTCGGCATGGTCGACGAACCCGTCTTCCCTCGCTCCTGCAACAAGCCGATCCAGGCGCTGGGCATGCTCCGCGCCGGCCTTGACCTGCCGCCGGACCTGCTGGCGCTGGCCTGCGCCTCGCACTCGGGGGAGTCGTTCCACGTCGAGGGCGTACGCCGCATCCTGGCCGGTGCCGGACTGGACGAGTCGGCCCTGCAGACCCCACCGGACTATCCCCTCGACGACCAGGTGCGCGAGGAGATCATCAGGTCCGGTGGCGGCAAGGAGCCGATCACGATGAACTGCTCCGGCAAGCACGCCGCGATGCTCGCCACCTGCGTGGTGAACGGCTGGGACACCGCGACCTACCTGGCACCCGACCACCCGCTCCAGGTCGGCCTGGCGGGAACGTTCGCCGAGCTCACCGGCGAGGAGGTCGCATACGTGGCCACGGACGGTTGCGGCGCGCCGCTGCTCTCTGCCTCACTGGTCGGGCTGGCCCGCGCCTTCCGAACGCTCGCCGTCGCGACCGAGGGCGACGAGGCCAGGATCGCGGAGGCGATCCGCACCCACCCCGAGAACGTCTCCGGCACCCGGCGTGACGAGCTGGCGCTGCTCAAGGCGATCCCGGCCTCGATCGGCAAGGCGGGGGCCGAGTCCTGCTATGCCGTGGCGCTCCCGGACGGTCGTGCCTTTGCCCTCAAGTGCGACGACGGTGCCGCGCGGGTGCGCCCGGTGCTGATGGCCGAGGCGCTGCGTCGCTCCGGCATCGACGCCGAAGACGGCGTGGATGGGGCCGCCGTGCTGCGCACGGGCGAGTTCCCACTGCTCGGCGGCGGCCAGCCGGTGGGCAGCATCCGCGCCTCGTTCTGA